The Shinella zoogloeoides genome includes a region encoding these proteins:
- a CDS encoding Lrp/AsnC family transcriptional regulator, whose translation MSQRYIIDDLDREIIRYLSEDGRLSAAEIAGRIGSVSERTIRNRIATLLQAKMIVIGAIPDPVALGRDVQVELLIEVEAGRQEEVAIQLAEYDEIGYLAATSGTANLSASLFVADHAALLEFIDQELGKLPGVKRVTSSVVLRLYKVFGTRTTAISRGSDLGGKKKG comes from the coding sequence ATGAGCCAGCGCTACATCATCGACGATCTGGACCGTGAGATCATCCGCTATCTCTCCGAGGACGGCCGTCTTTCGGCGGCGGAAATCGCCGGCCGGATCGGCAGCGTCTCCGAGCGCACGATCCGCAACCGCATTGCCACCCTGCTGCAGGCGAAGATGATCGTCATCGGCGCCATTCCCGATCCTGTCGCCCTTGGGCGCGATGTTCAGGTGGAATTGCTCATCGAGGTCGAGGCGGGTCGGCAGGAAGAGGTCGCCATCCAGCTCGCCGAATATGACGAGATCGGCTACCTCGCGGCGACCAGCGGCACGGCCAATCTCAGCGCCTCGCTCTTCGTCGCCGACCATGCGGCGCTTCTCGAATTCATCGACCAGGAGCTGGGCAAGCTGCCCGGCGTCAAGCGCGTGACGAGCTCGGTGGTCCTGCGGCTCTACAAGGTATTCGGCACGAGGACGACCGCGATCAGCCGCGGCTCGGACCTCGGCGGCAAGAAGAAAGGATAA
- a CDS encoding ABC transporter ATP-binding protein: protein MPLLDVRDLSVSIPTPDGDVHAVRSVSLEIERGEIHGVIGESGCGKTMTGMAALGLVPKGARITAERFHFDGEDLRENAARLRGRRIGLISQDPAAALNPVLSIARQLDDVIRAHRDMSRQARRAEALSLLAATGLPNPERVLKSYPHQLSGGMQQRVVIAQALATGADFLIADEPTTALDVSVGAQVLALLRKLVAERGLTVLMITHDMDVITEACDRATVLYAGRSVETGPVAAVLQSPGHPYTRALLAALPDAGPHGARLAAIEGSIPPPRSAITGCAFAPRCPQAMPVCGAEPPPERRRDAHRWLCHLPEDAT from the coding sequence GTGCCTCTGCTTGATGTCCGCGACCTTTCCGTCAGCATCCCGACGCCGGATGGCGACGTCCATGCCGTGCGTTCCGTCAGCCTTGAGATCGAGCGCGGCGAAATCCATGGCGTGATCGGCGAATCCGGCTGCGGCAAGACCATGACCGGCATGGCGGCGCTCGGCCTCGTGCCGAAGGGCGCGCGCATTACCGCCGAGCGCTTCCATTTCGATGGCGAGGACCTTCGCGAAAATGCGGCGCGCCTGCGCGGCCGGCGCATCGGCCTCATCTCGCAGGACCCCGCCGCCGCGCTCAATCCCGTGCTCTCCATCGCCCGCCAGCTCGACGACGTGATCCGCGCCCATCGCGACATGTCCCGGCAGGCCCGCCGCGCGGAAGCCCTATCGCTTCTGGCCGCGACCGGCCTTCCCAACCCGGAAAGAGTGCTGAAGAGCTATCCGCACCAGCTCTCGGGCGGCATGCAGCAGCGCGTCGTCATCGCACAGGCGCTCGCCACCGGCGCAGACTTCCTGATCGCCGACGAGCCGACGACGGCGCTCGACGTCTCCGTCGGCGCGCAGGTGCTGGCGCTCCTGCGCAAGCTCGTCGCCGAGCGGGGCCTCACCGTGCTGATGATCACCCACGACATGGACGTGATCACAGAGGCCTGCGACCGGGCGACCGTGCTCTATGCCGGCCGCTCCGTCGAGACCGGGCCGGTCGCCGCCGTGCTGCAAAGCCCCGGCCATCCCTATACCCGCGCGCTTCTCGCCGCCCTTCCCGACGCGGGGCCGCACGGCGCGCGCCTTGCCGCCATCGAGGGCTCGATCCCGCCGCCGCGCTCGGCCATCACCGGCTGCGCCTTCGCGCCGCGCTGTCCGCAGGCCATGCCCGTCTGCGGCGCCGAGCCGCCGCCCGAGCGCCGCCGCGATGCCCATCGCTGGCTGTGCCACCTGCCGGAGGACGCGACATGA
- a CDS encoding ABC transporter permease — protein sequence MELLRYILRRMILSAFVVVGVTFLVFIVAQVVPSDPAALYAGPRPTAEQIEKARQELNLDAPLPARFATFATAMASGDFGVSYKSRRLIAEDLRAYLPATLELAVFSTGLALLIGIPLGVAAAARQGRWPDRLGSLGSIAAVAMPTFFLAMLLQLVFAQWLGILPLSGRLSREIAIAAPLQMVTGFNLIDAIIAGRADVFGNALAHLILPALTLASYPAGVAMRLTRSAMIEILERRHVVAARALGLSEPRILFGHALPNAMGPALTVIGLSFAYALTGAVLVEIIFAWPGLGRYVSEAILAKDFPVIAAVTMVVTICYVVMNLLIDIAQALVDPRVALS from the coding sequence ATGGAACTTCTCCGCTACATCCTGCGTCGCATGATCCTCTCCGCCTTCGTGGTGGTGGGGGTGACCTTTCTGGTCTTCATCGTGGCGCAGGTGGTTCCTTCGGACCCGGCCGCGCTCTATGCCGGCCCGCGCCCGACGGCCGAGCAGATCGAGAAGGCGCGTCAGGAACTCAATCTCGACGCGCCGCTTCCCGCCCGTTTCGCGACCTTCGCCACGGCCATGGCCTCCGGCGATTTCGGCGTTTCCTACAAGTCGCGCCGGCTGATCGCGGAGGACCTCCGGGCCTATCTTCCGGCGACGCTGGAGCTTGCGGTCTTCTCCACCGGCCTTGCGCTGCTGATCGGCATTCCGCTCGGGGTCGCCGCCGCCGCGCGGCAGGGCCGGTGGCCGGATCGGCTCGGCAGCCTCGGCTCGATTGCGGCCGTCGCCATGCCGACGTTCTTCCTGGCGATGCTGCTGCAGCTCGTCTTCGCGCAATGGCTCGGCATCCTGCCGCTCTCCGGACGCCTGTCCCGCGAGATCGCCATTGCCGCGCCGTTGCAGATGGTGACCGGCTTCAACCTCATCGATGCGATCATCGCCGGCCGCGCCGACGTCTTCGGCAATGCGCTGGCGCATCTGATCCTGCCGGCCCTGACGCTCGCCTCCTATCCCGCCGGTGTCGCCATGCGGCTGACGCGCTCGGCGATGATCGAGATCCTGGAGCGTCGCCACGTCGTCGCCGCCCGCGCGCTCGGCCTTTCCGAGCCGCGCATCCTGTTCGGCCACGCGCTGCCGAACGCCATGGGGCCGGCCCTGACCGTGATCGGCCTCTCCTTCGCCTATGCGCTGACCGGGGCGGTGCTGGTCGAGATCATCTTCGCCTGGCCGGGCCTCGGCCGCTATGTCTCCGAGGCGATCCTCGCCAAGGACTTCCCGGTCATCGCCGCCGTCACCATGGTGGTGACGATCTGCTATGTCGTGATGAACCTCCTTATCGACATCGCCCAGGCCCTGGTCGACCCGCGGGTGGCGCTCTCATGA
- a CDS encoding ABC transporter substrate-binding protein: MNRRNFLKTTALAALAAAGTRWNLAMAQGTGSIFTLACPTSFPDLDPATSFSNDGAVLANVYESLARYIPATDTTAAKIEPLLATGWEVSEDGKTWTFTLRDGVTFHDGSPLTSEAVKGSIERTKKIAGGASFIWGPVTSIETPEPLKVVFKLSEPQPLDLIASAGFAAWIYAPSSFDKDNAWFNAGNDAGTGPFQISRYEPGQRAVLERAEGYWGEVPEGAFQTVSFEIVEDATLAQNMIESGQADWTYSLPYENLEALKSNPDLNVVVNPSFETLFGLYNVKRAPLDKLKVRQALSLAFPYDDIIAAGTSGFATRAKGVVPAGIWGHDADAPVPKTDLEAAKALLAEEGIEPGLELTMTYSTSQALEAVAGELWKANLETLGITLTLQPMAWEAQWQLGKSNPEAAQDIFVMFWWPTFVTPYDFLFNLFHSEEKPNFNLGYYSNADVDAKIDEAAKLSGTDRARAEALFIEAQRKIIEEAAAVFMLDQPNIHVIRADVKGYVDNPAYGHVNFVNKLSR, encoded by the coding sequence ATGAATCGCCGTAATTTCCTGAAGACGACCGCTCTTGCCGCCCTTGCCGCCGCCGGCACCCGCTGGAACCTCGCGATGGCGCAGGGCACGGGCAGCATTTTCACCCTCGCCTGCCCGACGAGCTTCCCCGACCTCGACCCTGCGACCTCGTTCTCCAACGACGGCGCGGTGCTCGCCAATGTTTATGAGAGCCTTGCCCGCTACATTCCTGCGACCGACACGACCGCTGCGAAGATCGAGCCGTTGCTCGCCACCGGCTGGGAGGTCAGCGAAGACGGCAAGACCTGGACCTTCACCCTGCGCGACGGCGTGACGTTCCACGACGGCAGCCCGCTCACCTCCGAGGCCGTCAAGGGCTCCATCGAACGCACGAAGAAGATCGCGGGCGGTGCCTCCTTCATCTGGGGACCGGTGACGTCAATCGAAACGCCGGAGCCCCTGAAGGTCGTCTTCAAGCTCTCCGAGCCGCAGCCGCTCGACCTCATCGCCTCGGCCGGCTTTGCCGCCTGGATCTATGCGCCCTCGTCCTTCGACAAGGACAATGCCTGGTTCAACGCCGGCAACGACGCCGGCACCGGCCCGTTCCAGATCTCGCGCTACGAACCCGGCCAGCGCGCGGTGCTCGAGCGCGCGGAAGGCTATTGGGGCGAAGTGCCCGAAGGCGCCTTCCAGACGGTCTCCTTCGAGATCGTCGAGGATGCGACGCTCGCCCAGAACATGATCGAGAGCGGCCAGGCCGACTGGACCTACAGCCTGCCCTACGAAAACCTCGAAGCGCTGAAGTCCAACCCGGACCTCAACGTCGTCGTCAACCCGTCCTTCGAGACGCTGTTCGGCCTCTACAACGTCAAGCGCGCGCCGCTCGACAAGCTGAAGGTGCGCCAGGCCCTGTCGCTCGCCTTCCCCTATGACGATATCATCGCCGCAGGGACCAGCGGCTTCGCCACGCGCGCCAAGGGCGTCGTTCCGGCCGGCATCTGGGGCCACGACGCGGACGCGCCGGTTCCGAAGACCGACCTCGAAGCCGCCAAGGCGCTGCTGGCCGAGGAAGGCATCGAGCCAGGCCTCGAACTTACCATGACCTATTCCACCTCGCAGGCGCTCGAAGCCGTCGCCGGTGAACTCTGGAAGGCCAATCTCGAAACCCTCGGCATCACGCTGACGCTGCAGCCGATGGCCTGGGAGGCCCAGTGGCAGCTCGGCAAGTCGAACCCGGAAGCCGCGCAGGACATCTTCGTCATGTTCTGGTGGCCGACCTTCGTCACGCCCTACGACTTCCTCTTCAATCTGTTCCACAGCGAGGAGAAGCCCAACTTCAACCTCGGCTACTACTCAAATGCCGATGTGGATGCGAAGATCGACGAGGCGGCAAAGCTCTCCGGCACCGACCGCGCCCGCGCGGAAGCCCTGTTCATCGAGGCGCAGCGCAAGATCATCGAGGAAGCTGCGGCCGTGTTCATGCTGGACCAGCCCAACATCCACGTCATCCGCGCGGACGTGAAGGGTTATGTCGACAACCCGGCCTACGGGCACGTCAACTTCGTCAACAAACTGAGCCGGTAA
- a CDS encoding hydantoinase/oxoprolinase family protein, producing the protein MLRIGVDVGGTNTDAALLRGTEVLATVKSSTTADVTSGVSAAIRTVLAEAGVAAGSVDAVMIGTTHFLNAVVEGRHLEKVGVLRLCGASTRSLPPMIDWPDTLRPVVDGGAALVGGGVNYDGSEIAPLDGPAIREACRDWRARGIGAVAICSVFALVDPRMENEAAEIVAEEMPEAAISLSHRVGRTGLLPRESATILNASLHTLGRETVGAFRSAFSALGLNCPLYLTQNDGTLMTADFAERYPVFTIASGPTNSMRGAAFLTGLSDAAVIDIGGTTTDIGMLVAGFPRTRSEGAMIGGVPTNFRVPDVYSFGLGGGSIVRPGDAPTVGPDSVGFRLPEKALSFGGDTLTATDIAVAAGLVDLGDRDHLSQITPDFARRMLAQMKASIETVLDRMKPSAEPIPAILVGGGSVLVDGLLEGTSVSLKPDHFGSANAIGAAIAQVSGEVDSVVSLEGTTREKALESVVAEARARAVEAGAAAETVTLAEIEETPLAYLPGNAVRIAAKVIGELRA; encoded by the coding sequence ATGCTGCGCATTGGGGTGGATGTGGGCGGAACCAACACGGATGCAGCGCTGCTGCGCGGCACCGAGGTTCTGGCGACGGTGAAGTCCTCGACCACGGCAGACGTGACCTCGGGCGTCAGCGCGGCCATCCGCACGGTGCTCGCCGAGGCGGGCGTCGCCGCCGGCTCGGTCGATGCCGTCATGATCGGCACCACGCATTTCCTCAATGCCGTCGTCGAAGGCCGGCATCTGGAAAAGGTCGGCGTGCTGCGCCTTTGCGGCGCCTCCACCCGGTCCCTGCCGCCGATGATCGACTGGCCGGACACGCTCCGCCCCGTCGTCGACGGCGGCGCGGCGCTGGTCGGCGGCGGCGTCAACTATGACGGCTCGGAGATCGCCCCGCTCGACGGTCCGGCGATCCGTGAGGCCTGCCGCGACTGGCGCGCCCGCGGCATCGGCGCCGTCGCCATCTGCTCCGTCTTCGCGCTGGTCGATCCGCGCATGGAAAACGAGGCTGCCGAGATCGTCGCCGAGGAAATGCCGGAGGCGGCGATCAGCCTGTCGCACCGCGTCGGCCGCACGGGCCTCCTGCCGCGCGAGAGCGCCACCATCCTCAATGCCAGCCTCCACACGCTCGGCCGCGAGACGGTCGGCGCCTTCCGCTCGGCGTTTTCCGCGCTCGGCCTTAACTGCCCGCTCTACCTCACCCAGAATGACGGCACGCTGATGACGGCGGACTTCGCCGAGCGTTATCCGGTCTTCACCATCGCCTCCGGCCCGACCAATTCCATGCGGGGTGCGGCCTTCCTCACCGGGCTTTCCGACGCCGCGGTGATCGACATCGGCGGCACCACCACCGATATCGGCATGCTGGTCGCCGGCTTCCCGCGCACCCGCAGCGAGGGCGCGATGATCGGCGGCGTGCCGACCAATTTCCGCGTGCCCGACGTCTATTCCTTCGGCCTCGGCGGCGGCAGCATCGTGCGGCCCGGCGACGCGCCTACGGTCGGCCCGGATTCGGTCGGCTTCCGTCTGCCGGAAAAGGCGCTCTCGTTCGGCGGCGACACGCTGACGGCGACCGACATCGCGGTGGCCGCCGGCCTCGTCGATCTCGGCGACCGCGACCACCTTTCGCAGATCACGCCCGATTTCGCCCGCCGGATGCTGGCGCAGATGAAGGCGAGCATCGAGACGGTGCTCGACCGCATGAAGCCGAGCGCGGAGCCGATCCCGGCCATCCTCGTCGGCGGCGGTTCGGTGCTCGTCGACGGGCTGCTGGAGGGCACCTCCGTCTCGCTGAAGCCGGATCACTTCGGCTCGGCCAATGCCATCGGCGCGGCCATCGCGCAGGTCTCCGGTGAGGTCGACAGCGTGGTCTCGCTGGAAGGCACGACGCGCGAGAAGGCGCTCGAAAGCGTGGTGGCCGAGGCGCGCGCCCGCGCGGTCGAGGCGGGCGCTGCGGCCGAGACGGTGACGCTGGCCGAAATCGAGGAGACGCCGCTGGCCTACCTGCCCGGCAATGCCGTGCGCATCGCGGCGAAAGTCATTGGAGAACTCAGGGCATGA
- a CDS encoding dipeptide/oligopeptide/nickel ABC transporter ATP-binding protein: MTPAPMLDVDTLVIRYRAGLFAARPKPAVNGANFRLERGETLGIVGESGSGKTSLLRAILRLLPVESGAIRLDGQDWLALKGDALRKARQKIGVVSQNPFLSLSPRLTIEEILAEPMLAAGQRQGAAMREKIASLLSDCGLPADFLARRARELSGGQAQRVAIARALALEPGLLILDEPTSALDVSVQAQILNLLSDLKESRGLSMLFVTHNLKVVAHISDTLLVMRRGDVVEFGRTEDVIRAPAEAYTRELLSFGRNPAIG; this comes from the coding sequence ATGACCCCGGCCCCGATGCTCGACGTCGACACGCTCGTCATCCGCTACCGCGCCGGTCTCTTCGCCGCGCGGCCGAAGCCCGCCGTCAACGGCGCGAACTTTCGCCTCGAAAGGGGCGAGACGCTCGGCATCGTCGGGGAAAGCGGCTCGGGCAAGACGAGCCTGCTTCGCGCCATCCTGCGGCTTCTGCCGGTCGAAAGCGGCGCGATCCGGCTCGACGGGCAGGACTGGCTGGCGCTGAAGGGCGACGCGCTTCGAAAGGCGCGCCAGAAGATCGGCGTCGTCTCGCAGAACCCCTTCCTGTCGCTGAGCCCGCGGCTCACCATCGAGGAAATCCTCGCCGAACCCATGCTGGCGGCCGGCCAGCGGCAGGGCGCGGCCATGCGCGAGAAGATCGCAAGCCTCCTCTCCGACTGCGGCCTTCCGGCCGACTTCCTCGCAAGGCGTGCCCGCGAGCTTTCGGGCGGGCAGGCGCAACGCGTCGCCATCGCCCGCGCGCTGGCGCTGGAGCCCGGGCTCCTCATCCTCGACGAGCCGACCTCGGCGCTCGACGTCTCCGTGCAGGCGCAGATCCTCAACCTGCTCTCGGACCTCAAGGAAAGCCGTGGCCTTTCCATGCTCTTCGTCACGCACAACCTGAAGGTCGTCGCGCATATCTCCGATACGCTCCTCGTCATGCGGCGCGGCGACGTCGTCGAGTTCGGCCGGACCGAGGACGTGATCCGCGCGCCCGCCGAGGCCTATACACGCGAGCTTCTTTCCTTCGGCCGCAACCCGGCCATCGGCTGA
- a CDS encoding ABC transporter permease: MTRFVQRLGWPGTIALAIVVLFVAAAILAPWIAPYPAQGAGAPNVIAKLRPPSAEYWLGTDHLGRDILSRIIYGTRVSLTNGVLIVAFSLLIGLPVGLAAGYFGGWIDEALMRGTDVFLAFPALLLAVLMAAALGPGFLNSIIAVAVTWWPWYARLARAEVLVLRGQPYVEAARLAGVSHPRIIIRHILPATGRPLTVQAALDVGPALLTAAALSFLGLGVLPPTADWGQMVDAGRKFFPARWWYSAMPGMTIFIVALAFSVLGDALRERKGGAARASA; encoded by the coding sequence ATGACACGTTTCGTTCAACGCCTCGGCTGGCCGGGCACCATCGCCCTCGCAATCGTCGTCCTCTTCGTCGCCGCCGCGATCCTCGCACCGTGGATCGCGCCCTATCCGGCGCAGGGCGCCGGCGCGCCGAACGTCATCGCCAAGCTGCGGCCGCCCTCGGCGGAGTACTGGCTCGGCACCGACCATCTCGGCCGCGACATCCTCAGCCGCATCATCTACGGCACCCGCGTCTCGCTGACCAACGGCGTGCTGATCGTCGCCTTCTCGCTGCTCATCGGCCTGCCGGTCGGGCTGGCCGCCGGCTATTTCGGCGGCTGGATCGACGAGGCGCTGATGCGCGGCACGGATGTCTTCCTCGCCTTCCCCGCCCTGCTGCTCGCCGTCCTGATGGCGGCTGCGCTCGGGCCGGGCTTCCTCAACAGCATCATCGCCGTCGCCGTGACCTGGTGGCCCTGGTATGCCCGCCTTGCCCGCGCGGAAGTGCTGGTGCTGCGCGGGCAGCCCTATGTCGAGGCCGCGCGCCTTGCCGGCGTCTCGCATCCGCGCATCATCATAAGGCACATCCTGCCCGCGACGGGCCGGCCGCTGACCGTCCAGGCCGCGCTCGACGTCGGCCCGGCGCTGCTGACGGCCGCCGCCCTCTCCTTCCTCGGCCTCGGCGTCCTGCCGCCGACCGCCGACTGGGGCCAGATGGTCGATGCCGGCCGCAAATTCTTCCCGGCGCGCTGGTGGTATTCGGCCATGCCCGGCATGACGATCTTCATCGTGGCGCTCGCCTTCAGCGTGCTCGGCGATGCCCTGCGCGAGCGCAAGGGAGGTGCCGCCCGTGCCTCTGCTTGA
- a CDS encoding amino acid ABC transporter ATP-binding protein, with product MSTIVEMKNLNKFYGSHHVLKGIDLAVTRGEVVVVIGASGSGKSTLIRCVNGLEMYQNGSLIVDGYHVPVEEDRLLGGERELAAIRKGVGMVFQQFNLFPHKTVVENITIAPMRVHKKSKAEAEATALKLLDRVGLKAHAHKYPGQLSGGQQQRVAIARSLAMEPHLMLFDEPTSALDPEMIGEVLDVMRELAADGMTMMIVTHEMGFAREVADRIVYIDQGSILEVGKPDEFFDNPQNERARSFLARVLKH from the coding sequence ATGAGCACCATCGTCGAAATGAAGAACCTCAACAAGTTCTACGGTAGCCACCACGTCCTCAAGGGCATCGACCTTGCCGTCACGCGCGGTGAGGTGGTGGTGGTGATCGGCGCCAGCGGCTCGGGCAAGTCCACGCTGATCCGCTGCGTCAACGGCCTCGAAATGTACCAGAACGGCAGCCTCATCGTCGACGGCTACCATGTGCCGGTCGAGGAAGACCGTCTGCTCGGCGGCGAGCGCGAGCTTGCGGCCATCCGCAAGGGCGTCGGCATGGTGTTCCAGCAGTTCAACCTCTTCCCGCACAAGACGGTGGTGGAGAACATCACCATCGCGCCGATGCGCGTGCATAAGAAGTCGAAGGCCGAGGCCGAGGCGACCGCCCTCAAGCTGCTCGACCGCGTCGGCCTCAAGGCCCATGCGCACAAATATCCCGGCCAGCTCTCCGGCGGCCAGCAGCAGCGCGTGGCGATTGCCCGCTCGCTGGCGATGGAGCCGCATCTCATGCTGTTCGACGAGCCGACCTCGGCGCTCGACCCGGAAATGATCGGCGAAGTGCTCGACGTCATGCGCGAGCTTGCCGCCGACGGCATGACGATGATGATCGTGACGCACGAAATGGGCTTCGCCCGTGAAGTCGCCGACCGCATCGTCTATATCGACCAGGGCTCGATCCTGGAGGTCGGCAAGCCGGACGAGTTCTTCGACAACCCGCAGAACGAGCGCGCGCGCTCCTTCCTCGCCCGCGTGCTCAAGCACTGA
- a CDS encoding amino acid ABC transporter permease, protein MIAKSLKWSRHNLFGKPFDALLSLTVIPGVLWLLWQIASWALTVARWDIIPQSLRVLMIGIFPADQIWRTWVAVMIIAVLLGAALGCVFAFRMRHAGGLVAVVAASLVLTGTENPANVALVAATVALFALGWAASSRLPAVRRVLVPASFVGLIAIFAVMAPPGAGLWGGLLLSILLTLVTSIVTLPLGILLAFGRRSRFSSVRWISTAYIEVMRSVPLIMVVYWIWILMPVLTPQLNLADVVRGMIGFTLFYSAYVAEYVRSGLQAVPRGQTEAARSLGMSEFDINRSIVLPQALRVVVPPLVGNVLDIFNTAPLVFIIGLTDFLRAGQMILANPQYGDRTYEVYSFLFLTYFLVGSLITFVARKLEKHLARGTR, encoded by the coding sequence ATGATCGCAAAATCCCTCAAATGGTCGCGGCACAACCTGTTCGGCAAGCCGTTCGACGCCCTCCTGTCCCTGACGGTCATTCCCGGCGTCCTCTGGCTCCTCTGGCAGATCGCCAGCTGGGCGCTGACGGTGGCGCGGTGGGATATCATTCCGCAGAGCCTGCGCGTCCTGATGATCGGCATCTTCCCAGCCGATCAGATCTGGCGCACCTGGGTGGCGGTGATGATCATCGCCGTCCTTCTGGGCGCGGCGCTCGGTTGCGTCTTCGCCTTCCGCATGCGCCATGCCGGTGGTCTCGTCGCCGTCGTCGCGGCGTCGCTCGTCCTCACCGGGACGGAGAATCCCGCCAATGTCGCGCTGGTCGCCGCGACCGTCGCGCTCTTTGCCCTCGGCTGGGCGGCGAGCTCCCGCCTTCCGGCCGTCCGCAGGGTCCTGGTGCCGGCCAGCTTCGTCGGCCTGATCGCGATCTTCGCCGTCATGGCGCCGCCCGGCGCCGGCCTCTGGGGCGGCCTGCTGCTCAGCATCCTTCTGACGCTCGTCACCTCGATCGTCACGCTGCCGCTCGGCATCCTGCTCGCCTTCGGCCGCCGCAGCCGCTTTTCCAGCGTCCGCTGGATCTCGACGGCCTATATCGAGGTCATGCGCTCCGTGCCGCTCATCATGGTCGTCTACTGGATCTGGATCCTGATGCCCGTGCTGACGCCGCAGCTCAACCTCGCCGACGTGGTGCGCGGCATGATCGGCTTCACGCTGTTCTATTCCGCCTATGTCGCCGAGTATGTGCGCAGCGGCCTGCAGGCGGTGCCGCGTGGCCAGACGGAAGCTGCCCGTTCGCTCGGCATGAGCGAGTTCGACATCAACCGCTCGATCGTCCTGCCGCAGGCCCTTCGCGTGGTGGTGCCGCCGCTCGTCGGCAACGTGCTCGACATCTTCAACACCGCCCCGCTGGTCTTCATCATCGGCCTTACCGATTTCCTGCGCGCCGGCCAGATGATCCTCGCCAATCCGCAATACGGCGACCGCACCTATGAAGTCTATTCGTTCCTGTTCCTGACCTATTTCCTCGTCGGATCCCTGATCACCTTCGTCGCCCGGAAGCTCGAAAAGCATCTTGCACGAGGCACCCGATGA
- a CDS encoding DUF917 domain-containing protein, whose translation MKYWTLTEADIDRIAVGCGILGTGGGGSTYHGSLRAKALLREGKRIRMVRPADMAPDAQIIGIGGIGAPTVGIEKIAEGGEGVRLMHALERHMGRKVDALLGDEVGGGNGIAPMLTAAMVDLPVVDADGMGRAFPEVQMTTFFIHGQPVQPAALADADGNVLIVTEATTPKMLEKLLRASTIAMGCTALMTTAPMSGDFVRRFGVPHTTSQAWSLGNAVLNARAAKEDPVEAILRQSGGMRLMRGKVTDIARRVSAGFNRGTLTVAGLDEDAGRSIAIEIQNEYLIAREGETIITMVPDLICIVDSETGRAIGTEELRYGLRIDVLSMPAPVLLRSEIALESVGPRAFGYDFDFVPVGISADAPAVPQYEEDA comes from the coding sequence ATGAAGTACTGGACGCTCACCGAGGCGGATATCGACCGGATCGCGGTCGGCTGCGGCATTCTCGGCACCGGCGGCGGCGGCAGCACCTATCACGGCTCTCTGCGCGCCAAGGCGCTGCTGCGCGAGGGCAAGCGCATCCGCATGGTGCGCCCGGCCGACATGGCGCCGGACGCGCAGATCATCGGGATCGGCGGCATCGGCGCGCCGACCGTCGGCATCGAGAAGATCGCCGAGGGCGGCGAGGGCGTGCGCCTGATGCATGCACTCGAACGGCATATGGGCCGCAAGGTCGATGCGCTGCTCGGCGACGAGGTGGGCGGCGGCAACGGCATCGCGCCGATGCTGACGGCGGCCATGGTCGACCTGCCGGTGGTGGACGCCGACGGCATGGGCCGCGCCTTCCCCGAAGTGCAGATGACGACCTTCTTCATCCACGGCCAGCCGGTGCAGCCGGCGGCGCTCGCCGATGCCGACGGCAACGTGCTGATCGTCACCGAGGCGACCACGCCGAAGATGCTGGAAAAGCTTTTGCGCGCCAGCACCATCGCCATGGGCTGCACGGCGCTGATGACGACAGCGCCGATGTCCGGCGACTTCGTGCGCCGCTTCGGCGTGCCGCACACGACGAGCCAGGCCTGGAGCCTCGGCAATGCGGTGCTGAACGCCCGCGCCGCCAAGGAGGATCCGGTCGAGGCGATCCTCAGGCAATCCGGCGGCATGCGCCTGATGCGCGGCAAGGTCACCGACATCGCCCGCCGCGTCAGCGCCGGCTTCAACCGCGGCACGCTGACCGTCGCCGGGCTCGACGAGGATGCGGGACGCTCGATCGCCATCGAGATCCAGAACGAATATCTCATCGCCCGCGAGGGCGAGACGATCATCACAATGGTGCCGGATCTGATCTGCATCGTGGATTCGGAGACCGGCCGCGCCATCGGCACGGAAGAGCTGCGCTACGGCCTGCGCATCGACGTGCTCTCCATGCCCGCGCCGGTGCTGCTGCGCAGCGAGATCGCGCTGGAATCCGTTGGCCCGCGGGCCTTCGGCTATGATTTCGACTTCGTGCCCGTCGGCATATCCGCCGATGCGCCCGCCGTTCCGCAATATGAAGAAGACGCCTGA